A single window of Stigmatopora nigra isolate UIUO_SnigA chromosome 22, RoL_Snig_1.1, whole genome shotgun sequence DNA harbors:
- the LOC144215629 gene encoding putative gluconokinase: MIYIIMGVSGSGKSSLGAILSKELGWPLHEGDSFHSEENVAKMARGEALTDQDRFPWLLRLHDVIEKERRSGSDALVACSALKFLYRLILLHGAKALSTSTSSPPLPHSLPDIFFLYLHGDHEIIRQRMVNRRGHFMKPDLLDSQFNVLEAPGDGQENVVQLDVSMSLTDMTAQVVKHFNSLKPLRLNIH, encoded by the exons ATGATCTACATCATCATGGGGGTATCAGGGTCTGGGAa AAGCTCTTTGGGGGCCATCCTATCCAAAGAG CTAGGCTGGCCGCTTCATGAAGGCGACAGCTTCCATTCAGAGgagaatgtggccaaaatggCTCGTGGAGAAGCACTCACCGACCAG GATAGGTTTCCTTGGCTTCTGAGACTGCATGATGTCATTGAAAA GGAAAGACGTTCTGGGTCCGATGCACTTGTAGCCTGCTCAGCCCTCAAGTTCCTATACAGACTCATCCTCCTCCATGGTGCCAAAGCCTTGTCTACCTCCACCTCCTCTCCTCCACTTCCCCATTCCCTCCCTGACATCTTCTTTCTCTACTTGCACGGAGATCACGAGATCATCCGTCAAAGGATGGTTAACCGTAGAGGACACTTCATGAAGCCAGACCTGCTGGACTCCCAGTTTAATGTCCTTGAGGCCCCTGGGGATGGGCAAGAGAACGTTGTCCAACTGGATGTGAGCATGAGCCTCACTGACATGACTGCACAGGTGGTGAAACACTTCAACAGCCTCAAGCCTTTAAGACTGAATATCCACTAA